From a region of the Lactuca sativa cultivar Salinas chromosome 4, Lsat_Salinas_v11, whole genome shotgun sequence genome:
- the LOC111898382 gene encoding inositol-tetrakisphosphate 1-kinase 5, with product MPEVVGESNLFSVGYALPERKIEAFMVPSFINYARERGIDFIPIDVSKPLTDQGPFDCIIHKLYGDEWDLNLKDFSDNNPNATIIDHPSAIQRLHNRISMLEPVSQLNIPQLNIPNQILVRDSESLKNVETTKDLSFPVIAKSLIADGSPNAHTMSLVLNHEGLTKGLELEPPLILQQFVNHGGIIFKTYVADDYVECVKRSSLPDISEETLEKMASESNGVMSFSKISGAVMACDDGWSNNNSDEKLKMPAPEFLEEVAKGLRQALGLHLFNLDMIKDDKGDGFLVVDINYFPGYEKLPSYETVMTDFFLNIKKSQEEKKMTTN from the coding sequence ATGCCAGAAGTTGTAGGAGAAAGTAATCTTTTTTCAGTGGGCTATGCATTGCCTGAAAGAAAGATTGAAGCTTTCATGGTGCCATCATTCATAAACTACGCAAGAGAACGAGGGATTGATTTCATCCCCATTGACGTTTCCAAGCCACTCACCGATCAAGGTCCCTTCGACTGCATCATTCACAAGCTTTACGGGGATGAATGGGACCTCAATCTCAAGGATTTCTCCGACAACAACCCTAACGCCACCATCATTGACCACCCCTCCGCCATACAACGCCTCCATAACCGCATTTCCATGCTCGAACCTGTCTCTCAACTCAACATACCTCAACTCAACATCCCAAACCAAATCCTTGTTCGAGATTCCGAGTCTTTGAAAAACGTCGAAACTACAAAGGATTTGAGTTTTCCGGTGATCGCGAAATCTCTGATTGCAGACGGGTCTCCAAATGCACATACTATGTCACTAGTGCTGAATCACGAAGGGTTAACCAAAGGGCTAGAACTGGAGCCACCATTGATACTGCAGCAGTTTGTTAACCACGGTGGGATCATCTTCAAGACTTACGTAGCCGACGACTACGTGGAATGTGTGAAACGGAGTTCGTTGCCGGACATTTCAGAGGAGACCTTGGAGAAGATGGCGTCAGAATCCAATGGCGTCATGAGCTTCTCCAAGATATCAGGTGCTGTAATGGCCTGTGATGACGGATGGAGTAATAACAACTCCGATGAGAAGCTTAAGATGCCGGCGCCTGAGTTTCTTGAAGAGGTGGCGAAAGGCCTGAGACAGGCTCTTGGATTGCACCTGTTTAATTTGGATATGATTAAAGATGATAAAGGAGATGGGTTTCTTGTTGTTGATATTAATTACTTCCCAGGTTACGAGAAATTACCTTCTTATGAAACTGTAATGACTGATTTCTTTTTGAATATAAAAAAGTCACAGGAGGAAAAGAAGATGACCACGAATTGA
- the LOC111898473 gene encoding CSC1-like protein At3g54510, giving the protein MNAESLIASAAINIGLALVIICLFSIFRKHHSNANIYYPRRLSLRHQHTISFDHSFTRFLPSLDWIRDAVRVTEDEILCSLGLDALVLIRFFKLGIKFFVVCSCVGLMVLLPLNCSVSHGPSSNTRSMDSFTISNIPKGSNRLWVHFSSLCFISFLGIYLLHKEYKVVLMKRIQQLRNLRDQPSQLTVLVRRVPLCDEHKAFSCNVDHFFSKYHPNAFHSYQILYSGNHLEELPVAFVTFRSRWDAALASQTQQHPNPLMWITQMAPEPRDVLWKNLSIPYKHLVLYRTGVFVTQILFTIFFAIPVTAVQGIAQFEKLKKWFPPAMAVQLIPGLSSVITGYLPSVILSGFVYVVPFVMSGMARLAGYVSRSRQEQKASNMVFYFLMGNVFFLTVLSGSLLDQIGKSFINPKDIPSRLARAVSARADFFMTYILTSGLSGFSLEILQPGLLTWDILKMHTWGRGKKKSNYLYSFPYYRVIPFVSLFLLVGIVYSVIAPLLLPFLVVYFLLGYVVFINQMQDVYETTYETCGQYWPHLHHHVVVAIIIMQITMIGLFGLKSKPSASFATIPILLVTIAYNEYSKFRFLPTFNKCSVKDAKDNDEFDKDGPNDASCREAICAYRPPCLPQACVGMEESTSTRPLLSSMS; this is encoded by the exons ATGAACGCGGAGAGCTTAATAGCATCGGCGGCCATCAACATAGGCCTTGCACTTGTCATCATCTGTCTCTTCTCCATCTTCCGGAAACACCATTCCAATGCCAACATATACTACCCTCGTCGCCTCTCTCTTCGCCATCAACATACCATTTCCTTCGATCATTCTTTCACCCGATTCTTACCGTCGCTTGATTGGATCCGCGATGCTGTTAGAGTTACGGAGGACGAAATCCTTTGTAGCCTCGGCCTTGATGCACTCGTTCTCATAAGATTCTTTAAACTCGG GATAAAGTTTTTTGTGGTATGCTCTTGTGTTGGATTGATGGTTCTTCTACCACTCAACTGTTCTGTCTCCCATGGACCATCTTCAAATACTCGTTCCATGGACTCTTTCACTATTTCCAATATACCTAAAGGATCAAATAG GCTTTGGGTTCACTTTTCATCATTATGCTTTATATCTTTTTTGGGAATATATCTGCTTCACAAG GAATACAAGGTTGTCCTTATGAAAAGAATTCAGCAACTTCGTAACCTAAGGGATCAACCGAGTCAACTCACTGTTCTTGTTCGCCGAGTTCCTTTATGCGATGAACACAAAGCATTTAGTTGCAATGTTGATCATTTCTTCTCCAAATACCACCCTAATGCTTTTCATTCCTATCAAATTCTATATTCTGGAAACCATCTTGAG GAACTACCTGTTGCTTTTGTTACATTTCGGTCACGTTGGGATGCTGCCCTTGCTTCCCAAACACAACAACATCCAAATCCATTAATGTGGATCACTCAAATGGCTCCAGAGCCTAGAGATGTATTGTGGAAGAATCTTTCAATTCCTTATAAACATTTGGTACTTTATAGAACTGGAGTATTTGTCACACAAATTCTTTTCACTATATTCTTTGCTATTCCAGTAACTGCAGTCCAAGGAATAGCACAGTTTGAAAAACTTAAAAAATGGTTCCCTCCAGCCATGGCTGTTCAATTGAT ACCAGGATTGAGCTCAGTTATTACAGGATATCTTCCAAGTGTGATTCTTAGTGGATTTGTTTATGTTGTTCCTTTTGTTATGTCTGGAATGGCAAGATTAGCAGGATATGTTTCAAGAAGTCGACAAGAACAAAAAGCTAGCAAtatggttttttattttttaatgggAAATGTTTTCTTTTTAACTGTTTTATCCGGTTCTTTACTTGATCAAATTGGGAAATCTTTCATTAACCCAAAAGACATACCAAGTCGCCTTGCTAGGGCTGTGTCTGCTAGA GCAGATTTCTTTATGACATACATTTTGACGAGTGGGTTATCTGGTTTTTCCCTTGAGATTCTTCAACCTGGATTGCTTACATGGGATATTTTAAAAATGCATACATGGGGTCGAGGAAAAAAGAAATCCAATTATCTTTATTCATTTCCTTATTATAGAGTTATTCCCTTTGTTTCTCTCTTTCTTCTTGTTGGAATCGTGTACTCTGTGATTGCACCATTGCTTCTTCCGTTTCTAGTTGTCTACTTTCTTCTTGGATATGTGGTATTCATCAATCAG ATGCAAGATGTGTATGAAACTACATACGAGACATGTGGGCAGTATTGGCCCCACCTTCATCACCATGTGGTTGTAGCCATCATTATCATGCAAATCACCATGATTGGTCTGTTTGGACTAAAGTCAAAGCCCTCTGCATCTTTTGCGACAATACCAATCCTTCTTGTCACTATTGCTTACAATGAGTATTCCAAGTTCCGTTTTCTTCCTACGTTTAACAAATGCTCAGTAAAG GATGCGAAGGATAATGATGAATTTGACAAAGATGGTCCAAATGATGCTTCTTGCCGTGAAGCCATATGTGCATATCGTCCACCTTGTTTGCCTCAAGCATGTGTTGGAATGGAAGAATCAACATCAACTCGACCATTATTATCTTCGATGTcttag